Proteins found in one Coffea eugenioides isolate CCC68of chromosome 5, Ceug_1.0, whole genome shotgun sequence genomic segment:
- the LOC113772582 gene encoding pentatricopeptide repeat-containing protein At3g06920, which yields MMALFANLGLMFQSASRCFRVIASYRSLSFSSNGPCNQDGGSASFGNGVNQEYLGKSEGIWQEADRVCQILESGSWGPSVENALSTYDEKRHSELVIGVLRRLKDVEQALNYFRWVEKKTDEAHCPEAYNRLLMVIVKSKRFDHVEQILEEMGLAGYGPSNSTCIQLIDSYVKTRKLRGAFDCIQTMRKLKFRPAFSAYTTLIGALCTVNEPDLMRALFLQMQELGYEVSVHLFTTLIRVFAREGRVDAALSLLEEMKSNSLDADIVLYNVCINCFGKVGKVDMAWKFFHEMQANGFVPDEVTYTSMIGVLCKGNRLDEAVHLFEQMEQNRAVPCAYAYSTMIMGYGSAGKFDEAYRLLERQRLKGSIPSVISYNSLLTCLGKKGKVDDALRIFEEMKKDAAPNRTTYNIIIDMLCREGQYRAALDVRDAMKSSGLFPNVLTVNIMIDRLCKAQKLDEACFIFEEMDHKLCMPDTRTFCSLIDGLGRHGRVDDAYRLYEQMLDSDQAPDAVVYTSLIKNFFRSGRKEDGHKIYKEMVSGGVGPDLLLLNTYMDCVFKAGETEKGRALFQEIKNLGFTPDVRSYSILIHGLIKAGFARETYELFYTMKERGCILDTLAYNTVIDGFCKSGKVNKAYQLLEEMKVKGHEPTVVTYGSVIDGLAKIDRLDEAYMLFEEAKSKGVELNVVVYSSLVDGFGKVGRIDEAYLIMEELMQKGLTPNTYTWNCLIDALVKAEEVDEALVCFNSMKNLNCSPDSITYSILINGLCRVQKFNKAFVFWQEMQKQGLKPKLITYTTMISGLAKAGNILEADKLFERFKANGGVPDSACYNTMIEGLSISNRALEAYQLFEETRLRGCNIYTKTCIVLMDSLHKAECLEQAAIVGAILRETAKAQHASRSL from the exons ATGATGGCACTTTTTGCGAACCTAG GATTAATGTTTCAGTCTGCCTCAAGATGCTTTCGTGTGATTGCCTCTTACAGGAGCTTGTCATTTTCAAGTAATGGACCTTGCAATCAGGATGGTGGATCAGCTTCTTTTGGAAATGGGGTTAACCAAGAATATTTGGGAAAATCAGAGGGTATATGGCAAGAAGCGGACAGGGTGTGCCAGATCCTGGAGAGTGGATCTTGGGGGCCTTCAGTTGAAAATGCTTTATCTACGTATGATGAAAAACGTCATTCAGAACTAGTTATTGGAGTCTTAAGGAGGCTGAAAGATGTTGAACAAGCACTAAACTATTTTCGGTGGGTTGAGAAGAAAACTGACGAAGCGCATTGTCCGGAGGCATACAATAGGCTTCTCATGGTAATCGTGAAGAGTAAGAGGTTTGATCATGTGGAACAAATTTTGGAAGAGATGGGTCTTGCTGGGTATGGCCCATCCAACAGTACCTGTATTCAGCTAATAGATAGCTATGTCAAGACTCGAAAATTAAGGGGAGCATTTGATTGTATTCAGACAATGAGGAAGTTAAAGTTTCGCCCTGCATTTTCAGCTTACACTACCCTGATTGGTGCCCTATGTACTGTTAATGAACCTGATCTTATGCGGGCACTCTTTCTTCAGATGCAAGAATTAGGTTATGAAGTGAGCGTTCATTTATTTACGACTCTTATACGAGTATTTGCCAGGGAAGGTCGAGTTGATGCTGCTCTCTCGCTTTTGGAGGAGATGAAAAGCAACTCATTGGATGCAGACATTGTTCTCTATAATGTGTGTATAAACTGCTTTGGCAAGGTGGGTAAGGTGGATATGGCTTGGAAGTTTTTTCATGAGATGCAAGCTAATGGATTCGTACCTGATGAAGTTACATATACGAGTATGATTGGTGTTCTCTGCAAGGGTAACAGACTGGATGAAGCTGTGCACCTGTTTGAACAGATGGAGCAGAATAGGGCAGTACCATGCGCATATGCTTATAGCACTATGATCATGGGATATGGATCTGCTGGAAAGTTTGATGAAGCATATAGGTTACTTGAAAGGCAAAGGTTAAAGGGATCCATACCAAGTGTAATTTCATACAATTCTCTTCTAACCTGCCTTGGGAAGAAGGGAAAAGTTGATGACGCATTAAGGATCTTTGAGGAGATGAAAAAAGATGCAGCACCTAATCGCACAACTTATAATATCATCATTGACATGCTTTGCAGGGAAGGACAGTACAGAGCTGCTTTAGATGTTCGAGATGCCATGAAATCTTCAGGCTTGTTTCCCAATGTATTGACTGTGAATATAATGATTGACCGTTTGTGTAAAGCTCAGAAACTTGATGAAgcttgttttatttttgaagAAATGGACCACAAACTTTGTATGCCAGATACAAGGACATTTTGCTCTCTTATAGATGGCTTGGGTAGGCATGGCAGGGTAGATGATGCATACAGGTTATATGAGCAGATGTTAGATTCTGATCAGGCTCCTGATGCTGTTGTTTATACATCCTTGATTAAGAACTTTTTCAGGTCTGGAAGGAAGGAAGATGGGCACAAGATTTACAAAGAAATGGTTTCTGGAGGTGTTGGCCCTGATCTTTTGCTCCTTAACACCTATATGGATTGTGTTTTCAAAGCTGGTGAGACAGAGAAAGGCAGAGCTTTGTTTCAGGAAATTAAGAATCTGGGTTTTACTCCAGATGTGCGGAGTTATTCTATTCTGATTCATGGTCTTATAAAAGCAGGCTTTGCACGCGAAACATACGAGTTATTTTATACAATGAAGGAAAGAGGGTGTATTCTTGACACCCTTGCTTATAACACGGTAATTGATGGATTCTGTAAATCAGGAAAGGTCAATAAAGCTTATCAACTGCTGGAGGAAATGAAGGTGAAGGGTCATGAACCTACTGTTGTCACTTATGGTAGTGTTATTGATGGGCTTGCAAAGATTGACAGGCTTGATGAAGCTTACATGCTTTTTGAAGAAGCAAAATCCAAAGGTGTGGAGTTAAATGTGGTGGTTTACAGTAGCCTTGTAGATGGGTTCGGGAAGGTGGGTAGAATTGATGAAGCATATCTGATTATGGAAGAATTGATGCAAAAAGGCTTGACGCCGAACACTTATACTTGGAACTGCTTGATTGATGCTCTCGTGAAGGCTGAAGAAGTAGATGAAGCTCTTGTCTGCTTTAATTCAATGAAAAACTTGAATTGCAGTCCAGACTCAATAACTTACAGCATTCTCATAAATGGGCTTTGTAGGGTGCAAAAATTCAATAAAGCCTTTGTTTTTTGGCAGGAAATGCAGAAGCAAGGTCTAAAACCCAAACTGATTACTTATACCACTATGATATCTGGGCTTGCAAAGGCCGGAAATATACTAGAAGCTGATAAACTCTTTGAAAGGTTCAAGGCAAATGGAGGTGTACCTGATTCAGCCTGTTATAATACTATGATAGAAGGGTTAAGCATTTCAAATAGGGCATTGGAAGCTTACCAACTATTTGAAGAGACTAGGTTAAGAGGTTGCAACATATACACAAAAACATGTATTGTTCTTATGGACTCTCTGCATAAGGCTGAGTGTCTTGAGCAGGCAGCAATCGTGGGTGCTATTCTGCGGGAAACAGCAAAGGCACAGCATGCATCTAGATCATTGTAA
- the LOC113771277 gene encoding uncharacterized protein LOC113771277, translated as MLLQWLPESIVPMILQITPPDVYSKQPDRMVWDLDISGSFSISSVYNLVRKVSNISIFSSNIWLTALPAKISFFMMRMSSGRLSVMEVLQRWGVCGPSRCTCCENPGVDSIDHIFCAGDVPRQVWESFQVEIGDFATPSMVKHAVIQWWLRPAKNKWLRLVYQVLPSLICWHLWKARNVAVWEGKVLSAMQVHGFVLSDLCDIL; from the coding sequence ATGCTTCTTCAGTGGCTTCCGGAAAGTATTGTCCCTATGATTCTACAGATAACCCCTCCTGATGTTTACTCTAAGCAGCCCGATAGGATGGTGTGGGATTTGGATATCTCTGGCtctttttccatttcttctgTGTATAATTTGGTTCGCAAGGTCTCCAATATTTCCATATTTTCATCTAATATCTGGCTAACAGCTTTGCCAgcaaaaatctcattttttatgatgaGGATGTCGTCTGGTCGACTGTCGGTGATGGAGGTGTTGCAGCGGTGGGGTGTGTGCGGGCCATCACGCTGTACTTGCTGTGAAAATCCAGGGGTGGATTCAATTGATCATATATTTTGTGCTGGTGATGTCCCGCGGCAGGTTTGGGAGTCATTTCAAGTCGAGATTGGGGACTTTGCCACTCCATCAATGGTAAAACATGCAGTCATTCAATGGTGGTTGCGGCCGGCTAAGAACAAGTGGCTTAGATTGGTCTATCAGGTGTTGCCATCGCTGATTTGCTGGCACCTTTGGAAAGCTAGAAATGTGGCGGTGTGGGAAGGGAAGGTGCTATCGGCCATGCAGGTACATGGCTTTGTTCTTTCGGATCTCTGTGATATTCTCTAG